The region CAGCTGTGCGCCCCTACCAGCCACGCGGCCGAGGCGAACGGCACCGCGCTTAGTATAGCACAGGTCAAAAACCCGGCTAGCGGCATCTTTAATTTTTCGCTTCGGTTCTTCAATTTCACGTTCGGGGCGTTTATTTTGCGGCCTGGCGCTCCAGGATTTACGACTCCTTTCGGCGCCGCGCCGATTTTATTTAAAAAAATGACCCGCCTCGCGGGTAAAAAAAATTAAAATAAAGGCCCTCACTTCTTCTCGAAGTATAAGGGCCTTAAAGGCTCGTTTTAATGTTCGTCGTCGCGTCATTAGCTCGGTTCAGGCCGAACTCGCCGCGCATTATAAAGGAAAGATTTTAGGCGTCAAGTGAAATAATCGCGCGCTCGGATAAAGCCCTCGATATCAAACGATTACGCGGCCGGGGAAACGCGGGGCACGAAGAACGCTTCCGCGTCGAACGGTTTTCGTCTTCGGGCCCGCCCGGTAACTCGTTGAAAAGATTAAGGCCTACGGCGCGGTTAGTCGGGGGATGCTTCCGGCGACGTACGGGCCCTTGCCGTTGGGGGCCGAGAAGCCCGGGCCGAGGCGCCGGTTGGTATGACATATATTCGCCCAAATCCGCGGGCCGCCCGGCGCGCAAGGCCGCCTTGCGCCGCCACTACATCCAATCCCACTGGCAGTGGAGGTAGATGTAGTCGTTGGATTTGTCTTCCGTCCGCGGCTCCTGCCCCGGTTCCTCTATTAGTACCTTGTACGATTCCGTCTGGTAGTTGGGTATGAGCGCGAGCTTGTCGTCGAAGAACTTCAGGCCGATGCCGCCGATGATGAGGGTCCGCTCGTCGTCGGCCGTATCCTTATCGGGCTCGTACGTGTCGTAGCGGACGAGGGGGTGGAGGGTCATACCCTCGGTTACGCGGAAGTGGCCGGTGGCGTACGCCGTCATGAGGTTGCCGTCTACCTTCACCGTGGCCGCGGCCTCGTTGTCTTCGCCCTCCGACCGCATGAAGTAGCCGCCGCCGAAACTTACGTATTCGTGCTTGAGGCCCAACAGGCCGCCGAAAACCTTCACCGGGTCCTTGGCGTCGGTGTCCGCCACCTTCTCGCCCAGGTTGTCCAACTTAACGAAGCCGTTGACCGAAAGACCCGGCAATGTCTCCGTCGAAGCCAGCGGGAAGACCGAAAGCCGGTACGCCACCGCTTTGCCGGAAAGGCCCCCCTCGGGGTTCTTGAAACCGGCGCCGTTGGTGTACGTCAGGTGATGTTGAATAAGGCCATCGGCGAATTCGCCGCCGACGCCGAAGCCGAGGTCGGACGACGGTTCCCACCCGCGGTCGTTGACCGCCGCCTTGCGCAGGACGCGCCAACCCCAGAGCTCGTTCTGCTCGTAGCTAACCCAGGGCGTCTTCTCGATGCCGCCGTAGATGCTGTGGTACGGGAGGACGTCGCGTACGTCGACGTACGCGTACTTGGCGAAGAAGTCGTACCGGCCCCTGTTCGTGTGCCTGGTCGGTACGAGTTTGTATTGTTGGGTCTGCTCGTCGATTACGAGGTCGTACGTATAATAAATGTCTTCTTCCCGCCCCACGTCCGCCGTAACGCGGTAGTGGAACTTCTCCATAACCGCGCCCTTGACGTTAACGTATACGCGGTCGACGTCGAACTCGTTGGCGCCCTCCTGGTACGACTCGTCCTTGCTCGAGAGGTCGTACCGGTAGTAGGCGAAGACGGTGCCCGAAAGCTCCGGGGCCTTGAACGATTCGGCCCACGCGACGGTCGCAAGTAACGTCACGGCTAACGTAAGGAGCACTAGCTTGGTCGCTTTCATCGGTTCCCTTTCTCCTTTGGTTAATTTTAAAAAACCCGCGACGCGGGCAATAAACCTAAAAACATAGGCCCCCGGTCCTCGGCGTAGTCTTGAGGGCCTCGAGGGCTTGGCTGCGTTTCCGTCGTCCGTACCCGTCCCTTCAACTCCCCCGGACGGGCGCCAATATATTAAAAATGACCTCGGGCGTCAAGTGAAAAAAACCGCGCCGCCCCGCAACTCCATCATTATCAAATATTTGCGGCAAACGTAGCCGGCCGATTTAACTCCTTCACGAAAGCAGGCGGGCCCCGCCGCGCTTTCGCGCCGATTATTGGCACACGCGAGTTTGCGGGCCTTTTACCGATATGATATACTCTCGCCGATGGACGAAAGCTCGCTCAAAGCGCTCGAGTTCGGCCGCATCCGCGACGCGGTGGCGTCGTACGCCTTCTCGCCGCTGGGGGCTGAACAGGCCCGGGCCATGGCGCCGGACGCCGCGACCGCGCCCCGCCGCCTGGCGGAGGCCGCGGAGATGATGGCGCACGCGTCCTCCGGCAAAGATATACCGCTGTCGGGCCTGTCGGACGTCAGGCCGCTGTTGAAGAGGCTCGAGCTGGAGGGCGTCCTGGTCGGGGCGGAGCTTATACAAATCCGCGACTTCCTGGCGGCCGCGGCGCGCGCGAAAAAAGCTTTCCCCGTCGAGGGCGACTACCCGAACCTGGCGGCGTACGCCGCGGCCCTCGAGCCCCTGCGCGACCTCGCCGACGAAATAACGCGCCAGGTGGACGACGACGGCCTGGTCCGCGACGACGCGACGCCCAGGCTGGCCCAACTCCGCAAGAAGGTGGCCGCCAAGCGCGACCAGATCCAGGAGGCGCTCGAGCGGCTGCTCAAATCGCCCAAGACCAAACGGGCGCTGCGCGAACCTATCGTAACGCAGCGCGGCGGCCGCTACGTCCTCCCGGTCCGCACCGACTCCATGGGCGCCGTGCGCGGCATCGTCCACGCCCACTCCGGCAGCGGCGTTACCGCCTTCGTCGAGCCGATGTCGGTGGTCGAGCTCAACAACGAGCTGGAAGGGTTGACGGCGGCGGAGCAGGCCGAGGTGGAGCGCATCCTGCGGGCGCTGTCGGCTCGGTGCGCCGGCGAGCGGGACGCCTTCACGTCGGACGTCGAGCTGTTGGCCGAGCTGGACTTCGTCGCCGCGCGCGCCGGCTACGGCCTGGCGTATCGCTGCACGACGCCGGCCGTGGCGCCGGAGCCCGTATTATCGCTCCTGGGCGCCAAGCACCCGCTGCTGTTGGCGTCGCGGGCGCCGGAAGAGGTCGTCCCCATCGACTTCGCGCTGGGCGACGGCCACGTGGGGATGGTCATCTCCGGCCCCAACAACGGCGGCAAGACCGTCGCCCTCAAGACCGCGGGCCTGTTGGCAGCGATGGCGCTCGCCGGCCTCCCGGTCCCCGCCTCGGAGGGGAGCGCCGTCGGCGCCTTCGACGACATCTTCGCCGACATCGGCGACGAGTCTTCCATCGAGGGAAACCTGAGCACGTTCACCGCCCATATGAGGAACGTCGGGCGGTTCCTGGGGGCGGCGGGCGAGCGTTCGCTGGTATTGCT is a window of bacterium DNA encoding:
- a CDS encoding endonuclease MutS2, with translation MDESSLKALEFGRIRDAVASYAFSPLGAEQARAMAPDAATAPRRLAEAAEMMAHASSGKDIPLSGLSDVRPLLKRLELEGVLVGAELIQIRDFLAAAARAKKAFPVEGDYPNLAAYAAALEPLRDLADEITRQVDDDGLVRDDATPRLAQLRKKVAAKRDQIQEALERLLKSPKTKRALREPIVTQRGGRYVLPVRTDSMGAVRGIVHAHSGSGVTAFVEPMSVVELNNELEGLTAAEQAEVERILRALSARCAGERDAFTSDVELLAELDFVAARAGYGLAYRCTTPAVAPEPVLSLLGAKHPLLLASRAPEEVVPIDFALGDGHVGMVISGPNNGGKTVALKTAGLLAAMALAGLPVPASEGSAVGAFDDIFADIGDESSIEGNLSTFTAHMRNVGRFLGAAGERSLVLLDEVGVGTSPKYGAAIATTVLHHLKGRGARVACTTHYDELKKFALDEDGFVNAAVDFDAATLQPTYELKTGRPGTSEAVAILERLAFPGEVVTDVLAALGDEEVSLHELLTRLEKREAEAAALTDEMAALKTEYEADLATLDEEKRRYEVSEARRREEAYGEAAKILREARQQANLIIRELREKADVAAAEEGRRKLLQAEKDAAAEKERLAARAAAKVEPGADVAEGSWVAVRGTGAKGRVAEVNAAKGRARVLFGGVEAWVDLADLVPAAGRPKPGGVKISIEGDVRPSLNLIGYAVEEALLELATHLDRAVAAQMPSVEIIHGHGTGRLRDGIRQFLRTHDAVASYGPGPGGNEGVTVVRFRDQ